A genomic window from Gammaproteobacteria bacterium includes:
- a CDS encoding YajQ family cyclic di-GMP-binding protein has protein sequence MPSFDVVSEIDMHELSNALDQVNREVSTRYDFKGSDASAEHQDSNIKLEAANEFQLDQMRDILHLKIAKRGIDVAVLDAGKVESSNQRARQTLILKQGVDTVTAKKLVKLIKDSKIKVQASIQGEQVRVTGKKRDDLQSIMQMLRESDIGLPLQYNNFRD, from the coding sequence ATGCCATCGTTTGATGTAGTTTCTGAAATTGATATGCACGAACTCTCTAATGCGCTTGATCAGGTCAATCGCGAAGTCAGCACACGTTATGATTTCAAAGGCAGCGATGCCTCGGCCGAGCACCAAGACAGCAATATAAAACTAGAAGCAGCCAATGAGTTTCAACTTGATCAGATGCGTGACATTTTGCACCTGAAAATAGCCAAGCGCGGCATTGATGTTGCCGTACTCGATGCGGGCAAAGTTGAAAGCTCTAATCAGCGTGCACGGCAAACACTTATTTTAAAACAAGGTGTTGATACCGTCACAGCCAAAAAACTTGTTAAGCTGATTAAAGACAGCAAAATCAAAGTACAAGCATCCATCCAGGGTGAACAAGTCCGTGTCACTGGTAAAAAACGTGATGACCTGCAATCGATTATGCAGATGCTGCGCGAATCAGATATTGGGCTTCCGCTGCAATATAATAATTTTCGTGACTAA
- a CDS encoding YbaK/EbsC family protein, which produces MAIAITLRDYLDCTGVRYGVVDHPYSITSMQTARVTHIHGKQLAKAVVLQDSEHYIVAVLPADKRIQLGKLRRKYQRVLSLATEEDVERLFFDCAPGAAPALGKAYGVEVIYDDSIADSEDIYFEGGTHTDLVHLRTDDFINLLSDATHGNFCRTA; this is translated from the coding sequence ATGGCTATTGCAATAACACTTCGAGATTATCTCGACTGTACGGGTGTTCGCTATGGAGTGGTTGATCATCCTTATTCCATTACCAGTATGCAGACGGCGCGAGTCACCCATATCCATGGCAAGCAGCTAGCCAAAGCCGTGGTTTTGCAAGATAGTGAACATTATATTGTTGCAGTGCTACCAGCAGATAAACGGATTCAATTGGGCAAGCTGCGACGTAAGTATCAACGTGTTTTAAGTTTGGCGACAGAAGAAGATGTTGAGCGCTTGTTTTTTGATTGCGCGCCAGGGGCGGCCCCAGCCTTGGGTAAGGCCTATGGTGTCGAGGTGATTTATGACGATAGCATTGCCGATAGTGAAGATATCTATTTTGAAGGTGGCACGCACACAGATTTAGTGCATCTCAGGACAGATGACTTTATAAATCTGTTGAGCGATGCCACACACGGTAATTTTTGTCGCACTGCATAA
- a CDS encoding sel1 repeat family protein: protein MLRILFLIAFNISLSACSNFSQPGAAITEQQLAGHETLSIDTLTVKVTEQGDLTATMELARRYALGDGVEQNGETALRLYQVVIKSDYDYNVLSGYTAIAQTRIGRLYLDGVSPIKQDFIEAFLWFDRVINRHGQHVSVDNEAVLRYHNFARLNMTDAERVELKRRLKQSP from the coding sequence ATGCTACGAATTTTATTTCTGATTGCATTTAATATTTCTCTATCTGCTTGCAGTAATTTTAGTCAGCCTGGTGCTGCCATTACTGAACAGCAACTTGCTGGTCATGAGACGTTGAGCATTGATACGCTTACCGTAAAAGTTACTGAACAAGGTGATCTGACGGCGACTATGGAGTTGGCGCGACGCTATGCGTTAGGTGATGGAGTTGAGCAGAATGGTGAAACGGCACTGCGTCTATACCAGGTCGTAATAAAATCAGATTATGACTATAACGTGCTTTCGGGATACACAGCGATTGCGCAAACACGAATCGGTAGGCTCTATCTGGATGGGGTGTCGCCAATTAAGCAAGATTTTATCGAAGCTTTTTTGTGGTTTGATCGTGTTATTAACCGCCACGGTCAACATGTTAGCGTCGATAACGAAGCTGTCTTACGCTATCATAATTTTGCACGACTTAATATGACCGATGCCGAACGTGTTGAGTTGAAGCGTCGTTTAAAGCAAAGCCCGTAA
- a CDS encoding DUF4404 family protein — MPESDLNILLTQLHKKLNDVQGAQSIDGEAHRMLGIVSQDIAVVLGRHSASSGKNEQASIGSHSLKRMAVEFEAEHPRLAHTLNDVADSLAKIGI, encoded by the coding sequence ATGCCTGAATCTGATCTCAACATTTTACTAACGCAATTGCACAAGAAGTTGAATGACGTGCAAGGAGCGCAAAGTATTGATGGCGAAGCACACCGTATGCTCGGTATTGTTTCGCAAGATATTGCTGTTGTTCTGGGACGTCACTCGGCGTCATCAGGAAAAAATGAACAAGCGAGTATCGGCAGCCACAGTCTGAAGAGAATGGCAGTTGAGTTTGAGGCCGAGCACCCTCGTTTAGCGCATACCTTGAATGACGTTGCCGATTCGCTAGCAAAAATAGGTATTTAG
- the purT gene encoding formate-dependent phosphoribosylglycinamide formyltransferase: protein MIIGTPLTPSAIRVMLLGAGELGKEVIIALQRLGVEVIAVDRYANAPGHQVAHRAHVIDMTDGLALKKLVAQEKPHLIVPEIEAIATDALADIEAQGLAEVIPSARAVQLTMNREGIRRLAAETLELPTSRYSFASSVNELHMAIDGGIGYPCLVKPVMSSSGKGQSLVKDSKAINQAWNNAMEGGRVSKGKVIVEEMIDFDFEITLLTVRATNAEGEIETHFCKPIGHIQKDGDYVESWQPQAISAKALEKSKNIAKAVTDNLGGRGLFGVELFIHGDNVWFSEVSPRPHDTGMVTMMTQWQNEFELHARAILGLPVNTELRNPGASAVIYGGMNEPGISFANIDKALITPGTDIRLFGKPESFIKRRMGVVLTQADATHIAREKASASAAIIKTLKS from the coding sequence ATGATTATCGGTACACCGCTTACACCTTCTGCTATTCGTGTCATGTTACTTGGCGCTGGCGAGCTGGGCAAGGAAGTCATTATTGCCTTGCAACGACTGGGCGTCGAAGTAATTGCAGTAGACCGTTATGCCAATGCGCCCGGTCACCAAGTCGCTCATCGCGCCCACGTTATTGATATGACCGATGGCCTGGCACTTAAAAAATTAGTTGCACAAGAAAAACCGCATCTCATTGTGCCTGAGATTGAAGCTATTGCCACCGATGCACTGGCCGACATTGAAGCACAGGGTTTAGCCGAGGTTATTCCTTCTGCACGGGCGGTACAGCTAACAATGAATCGTGAGGGAATCCGTCGCCTGGCAGCAGAAACACTTGAACTGCCAACATCACGCTATAGTTTCGCCAGCAGCGTCAATGAACTACATATGGCCATTGATGGTGGCATTGGCTATCCCTGCCTGGTTAAACCTGTTATGTCATCATCAGGCAAGGGACAATCATTAGTCAAAGACTCTAAAGCAATAAACCAGGCCTGGAATAATGCTATGGAGGGCGGCCGTGTCAGCAAAGGCAAGGTTATTGTTGAGGAAATGATTGATTTCGATTTTGAAATCACTCTATTGACTGTTCGTGCAACCAACGCTGAAGGAGAAATAGAAACCCATTTTTGCAAGCCTATTGGCCACATACAAAAAGACGGTGATTATGTCGAGAGTTGGCAACCACAAGCGATATCTGCCAAAGCATTAGAAAAATCAAAAAATATTGCTAAGGCTGTGACCGATAATCTGGGTGGGCGCGGCCTCTTTGGTGTCGAACTATTTATTCATGGTGACAATGTGTGGTTTTCAGAAGTCAGTCCTCGCCCGCATGACACGGGCATGGTCACGATGATGACACAATGGCAAAACGAGTTTGAGCTGCATGCCCGTGCAATATTAGGCCTGCCCGTTAATACCGAGCTACGCAACCCTGGCGCCAGTGCAGTGATTTATGGCGGCATGAATGAACCAGGCATTAGCTTTGCCAATATTGATAAAGCGCTTATAACACCGGGCACGGATATAAGACTTTTTGGCAAACCAGAATCCTTCATTAAGCGGCGTATGGGGGTTGTTCTTACCCAAGCAGATGCGACACATATCGCACGTGAAAAAGCCAGCGCATCTGCCGCGATAATTAAGACCTTAAAATCGTAG
- a CDS encoding cation:proton antiporter yields the protein MEQHSIFLDILILMALSVIAVATLRRFNLSPIIGYLFVGVISGPYALGWLPEGDAIHLMAEIGVVFLLFTIGLEFSISQLVAMRTAVLGLGGAQVIISVTVGGIIAYFTGISWEASLIIGAILALSSTALVGKQLNEQLEMQSRHGRLSISVLLFQDIAVVPFLIIIPILASDGSQNISVALLIALAKGALAFAIMYGVGRYALRPVFHAVSAAKSSELFTLTTLLIALTAAAATASLGLSLALGAFLAGMMLGETEYRHQIEAEIRPFRDILMGLFFISVGGLLSITSVLEHWLWISLIVVGLIFIKGLLVALLVRAMGYENGVAFRTALVLAHGSEFGFALLTLSLQQNLLTNDESQPILAALILSMALAPILIRYNGKLAKWLFRNSYLKGRQLKTTRISHACSDLSDHVILCGFGRIGQNLASFLKEENIAYVGFDTNPSVIKETWEAGESVYFGDATHHDMLSAAGIKRAKALVITFDDFHTATRIVESVRRHHNDIPIIVRTRHDEHLESLEQAGASEVIPDALEASMMLASHLLRLLDIDEDEVKRLVKNARSNKYQRLRQVFSGDKLNAIEDASRERKHTVVLPPGSHAIGHKIAKLNLLTDQLSLNTVRRGREKFTPPNPDMVLQAGDALVLQGSSEALDQAEKTLLRG from the coding sequence ATGGAACAACATTCAATTTTTCTCGACATACTGATTTTAATGGCGCTATCGGTGATCGCCGTCGCCACCTTACGTCGTTTTAATCTGTCACCCATTATTGGCTATTTGTTTGTTGGTGTAATATCTGGCCCCTACGCACTGGGTTGGCTACCCGAAGGCGATGCTATTCACTTGATGGCTGAAATCGGCGTAGTCTTTCTGCTCTTTACCATCGGTCTTGAGTTTTCCATTTCACAACTTGTCGCTATGCGCACTGCAGTGCTTGGTCTCGGTGGCGCTCAAGTTATTATCTCAGTGACCGTCGGCGGCATTATTGCCTACTTTACCGGCATATCATGGGAAGCATCATTAATTATAGGCGCCATCCTGGCGTTATCATCAACCGCACTGGTCGGTAAGCAACTCAACGAACAACTGGAAATGCAGTCACGCCATGGCCGCCTGTCGATTAGCGTATTGCTTTTTCAAGACATTGCCGTTGTGCCATTTCTTATCATTATTCCTATTTTAGCCAGCGATGGTAGCCAAAATATCAGCGTGGCATTGCTTATTGCTCTAGCAAAAGGTGCCTTGGCGTTTGCCATTATGTATGGCGTCGGGCGTTATGCCCTAAGGCCTGTCTTTCATGCCGTCTCTGCCGCTAAGTCTTCAGAATTATTCACCCTGACAACCTTGTTGATTGCGCTAACCGCTGCTGCCGCTACCGCATCACTTGGCTTGTCGCTGGCCCTTGGCGCCTTCCTTGCCGGGATGATGCTAGGAGAAACTGAATATCGTCATCAAATTGAAGCTGAGATACGACCGTTTCGCGATATTTTAATGGGTTTGTTTTTTATTAGTGTCGGTGGTTTGCTAAGTATTACCAGTGTGCTTGAACACTGGCTTTGGATTTCACTGATTGTCGTCGGGCTGATTTTTATCAAGGGTTTATTGGTCGCACTGCTTGTGCGAGCAATGGGCTATGAGAATGGCGTCGCCTTTCGCACCGCTTTAGTGCTGGCGCATGGCAGTGAATTTGGTTTTGCACTGCTGACCTTGTCACTACAGCAAAATTTACTCACCAACGATGAAAGCCAACCCATTCTTGCAGCACTTATTTTAAGTATGGCACTGGCGCCAATATTAATTCGCTATAATGGTAAATTAGCAAAATGGCTATTTCGAAACTCATACCTCAAAGGCCGACAACTAAAAACCACACGCATCAGTCATGCATGCAGCGACTTATCAGACCATGTCATTCTCTGTGGTTTTGGCCGTATTGGTCAAAATTTGGCCAGCTTTCTTAAAGAAGAAAATATTGCCTATGTCGGCTTCGACACCAACCCAAGCGTCATCAAAGAAACATGGGAAGCGGGTGAGTCGGTTTACTTTGGTGATGCGACACATCACGATATGCTTAGTGCAGCCGGTATCAAGCGTGCCAAAGCACTCGTCATCACCTTTGATGATTTCCATACCGCGACCCGTATTGTTGAAAGTGTCAGGCGCCATCATAACGATATTCCTATTATCGTTAGAACAAGACACGACGAACACCTGGAGTCTCTGGAACAAGCAGGCGCCTCGGAAGTTATCCCCGATGCGCTGGAGGCAAGCATGATGCTAGCAAGTCATTTATTACGCCTGCTTGATATTGATGAAGACGAAGTTAAACGCTTAGTGAAAAATGCTCGCAGCAATAAATACCAACGCTTACGGCAGGTCTTTAGTGGTGATAAACTTAATGCTATAGAAGATGCCAGCCGTGAACGTAAACATACCGTAGTATTGCCTCCTGGTAGCCATGCCATTGGCCATAAAATTGCTAAGCTTAACTTATTGACAGACCAGTTATCTTTAAATACCGTACGCCGTGGCCGTGAAAAATTCACGCCACCAAATCCAGATATGGTACTTCAAGCTGGCGATGCACTAGTATTACAGGGTTCTTCTGAAGCGCTGGATCAGGCCGAGAAAACTCTACTAAGAGGCTAA